In Papaver somniferum cultivar HN1 unplaced genomic scaffold, ASM357369v1 unplaced-scaffold_114, whole genome shotgun sequence, a genomic segment contains:
- the LOC113328701 gene encoding receptor-like protein EIX2 produces MNYSSKYVQIPLMFFLILSITQIPKTSYACQDDERIALLHFKTSLTDISDRLSSWKVHRHQNCCAWHGIQCSTESFQVISIDLRNIDREIYLNDISDYSQPSPNTSLSGTISSSLLSLTHLVYLDLSFNDLDYTNIQYRLPELKYLTHFDVSYSNFSGWVTTQFSNLSSLQYLDISGYVQPSDPRTPGYRTSNIPLISSSINWVKELVHLRVLRLSGVDISEATVQSNWAKPISFLHNLEELHLSACHISSPIFPINEFLNLSHLSSLHMNYNGNLRTSITNQIANLTSLSVLELSGCYNLQGSIPYLPQLKRLDIRGSNNLYVNLTSMFERQWLKLQVLWMSSTYVNGWIPSSISNAPSLVSFIASRCLIKGSLPTSITNLSRLEYLDLDFNDITGYVPPLGSNMKNLKHLSLSRNNLQGPIPDSICDIINLQQLNLFLNDLSELIPNCITGLQNLQYLDVSDNSIDGIISLHSFIDKLNLMELNLNSNKITIEIDQHSLPSKFQLERLELQSCNIKGDIPAFFCSFTNLTKLDLSQSNLMGVIPSCLFKHQTLTDLDLSQNNLQGTLPHEFQFNPNKNMYLNLAGNKLHGSVPLPSPKNWFFDLSNNQFSGGIQFEVGKRLSTSRYASLSSNQLSGTIPLSFCLKISLEMPMSIGSLNLSNNTLTGSIPSSFGNCSSLVFLHLGMNNLTGRVPNVLQHIPIGYLLLNDNSFEGSFPNFIRQLQVLQVLSLGNNKFDGNIPSFIGSFEYLRILSLRSNRFDGSIPKEINHLGRLQILDLSMNNLSGPIPRMLGNLTMLRSRLNSTSPGWSGGMFIPDLQMRIAIKGVLQPLQRLKEFSSGIDLSSNYLGGNIPEELGKLEGLSMLNLSNNLLNGKIPTSVGNMLGLESLDLSFNKLSGGIPTELTTISYLGFLNLSYNNLSGRIPQDDHFQSLGVDGFAFLGNQFLCGIPTKKHCDGDPIGPTSSNTDKNTNLNDEDEDGARETVFLFGSIILGVAVGFWGLFLVLLCKKEKWWFRYWRAVDTVVSRLTGCIRKNQ; encoded by the coding sequence ATGAATTACTCCAGCAAATATGTACagattcctcttatgtttttCTTAATATTATCCATCACTCAAATTCCAAAAACTTCTTATGCCTGCCAAGATGATGAAAGAATCGCTCTCTTGCATTTCAAAACCTCTCTTACCGACATTTCCGATCGTTTGTCGTCCTGGAAAGTACACCGTCATCAAAACTGCTGTGCTTGGCATGGAATTCAATGTTCTACTGAATCATTTCAAGTCATCTCAATTGATCTTCGAAATATAGACCGTGAAATCTACCTTAATGATATTTCTGATTATTCGCAGCCTTCACCAAATACTTCGCTTAGTGGTACAATCTCTTCTTCCTTGCTCAGTCTAACTCACCTTGTGTATCTTGATCTTAGTTTCAATGATCTTGACTATACAAATATCCAATACCGTCTTCCGGAACTCAAATATCTCACTCATTTTGATGTCTCGTATTCGAATTTTTCCGGCTGGGTAACGACACAATTTTCTAACTTATCATCTTTACAATACCTCGATATCTCTGGTTATGTTCAACCATCTGATCCTAGAACTCCGGGTTATAGAACTTCCAATATACCCTTAATCTCGTCATCCATAAACTGGGTTAAAGAGTTAGTCCATCTGAGGGTACTTCGATTGAGTGGTGTTGATATATCTGAGGCAACTGTCCAAAGTAATTGGGCTAAACCAATATCATTTCTTCATAATCTGGAAGAACTTCATTTATCTGCTTGTCATATATCTAGTCCAATCTTTCCAATCAAtgagttcctcaatctttctCATCTATCTTCTCTACATATGAATTATAATGGAAACCTCCGAACTTCAATCACAAATCAGATAGCTAATCTTACTTCCCTTTCAGTTCTTGAATTATCAGGTTGCTATAATTTACAAGGTTCGATTCCATACCTTCCTCAGTTGAAAAGGCTTGACATAAGAGGAAGCAATAATCTTTATGTCAACCTCACGTCCATGTTTGAACGTCAATGGCTCAAACTACAAGTACTTTGGATGTCATCCACTTATGTGAATGGATGGATTCCAAGTTCGATTTCAAATGCCCCATCATTGGTTAGTTTTATAGCATCAAGGTGTTTAATAAAAGGATCTTTACCTACCTCTATTACAAATCTTTCAAGATTGGAGTATCTAGACCTCGATTTCAACGACATAACAGGTTATGTTCCTCCTCTGGGTTCCAATATGAAAAATTTAAAACATCTATCTTTGTCTAGAAACAATTTGCAAGGACCTATACCTGATTCAATCTGTGATATTATAAATCTTCAACAACTTAATCTGTTTCTCAATGATCTATCCGAACTCATACCAAATTGCATCACCGGGCTCCAGAATCTCCAATATTTAGATGTTAGTGATAACTCTATTGATGGTATCATTTCATTACACTCCTTCATCGACAAGCTGAACCTAATGGAACTGAATCTTAACTCAAACAAGATAACCATAGAAATAGATCAACACTCTCTTCCGTCTAAATTTCAATTGGAGAGATTAGAGCTGCAATCATGCAATATTAAAGGAGATATCCCAGCTTTCTTTTGCAGTTTCACTAATCTTACAAAATTGGATTTGTCACAGAGCAATCTTATGGGAGTTATTCCATCTTGTCTGTTCAAACACCAAACTCTTACAGACTTGGATCTCTCCCAAAACAACCTCCAAGGAACCTTACCACACGAGTTTCAGTTTAATCCTAATAAAAACATGTACTTAAATTTAGCTGGAAACAAGCTTCACGGTTCAGTTCCTCTTCCATCTCCAAAAAATTGGTTTTTCGATCTGTCAAACAATCAGTTCAGTGGCGGAATACAATTCGAAGTGGGAAAACGTCTTTCGACTTCCCGCTATGCTTCATTATCAAGTAATCAACTATCTGGTACAATTCCTCTATCCTTTTGCTTAAAAATAAGCTTAGAAATGCCTATGAGTATTGGATCTCTAAATCTCTCCAACAACACCCTAACTGGAAGTATTCCCTCTAGTTTTGGAAACTGCAGTTCGCTCGTTTTTCTACATCTTGGCATGAACAATCTCACTGGACGTGTTCCTAATGTGCTTCAACATATACCTATTGGATATCTTCTACTGAATGATAACTCCTTCGAAGGTAGTTTTCCAAACTTCATTCGACAACTTCAGGTATTGCAGGTTCTCAGCTTGGGAAACAACAAGTTTGACGGTAATATACCAAGTTTCATCGGTTCATTTGAATATCTAAGGATCCTTTCTTTAAGGTCAAATAGATTTGATGGATCTATCCCCAAAGAGATCAACCATTTGGGTCGACTCCAGATTTTAGATTTGTCGATGAACAATCTATCTGGTCCAATTCCTAGGATGTTAGGGAACTTGACAATGCTAAGGAGTAGACTTAACAGCACTAGTCCAGGTTGGAGTGGTGGTATGTTTATCCCAGATCTTCAGATGCGAATAGCAATCAAGGGGGTCCTGCAACCTCTTCAACGCCTAAAAGAATTCAGTTCAGGAATCGACCTATCAAGCAACTATCTCGGAGGAAATATCCCAGAGGAACTAGGCAAACTAGAAGGGCTTTCAATGCTTAATTTATCAAATAATTTACTCAATGGAAAAATTCCTACAAGTGTTGGCAATATGCTCGGTTTAGAGTCATTGGATCTCAGCTTCAATAAACTGTCTGGAGGTATCCCTACGGAATTGACAACTATAAGCTATCTTGGGTTTTTAAACCTATCATATAATAACTTGAGTGGTAGAATCCCACAAGATGATCACTTCCAAAGCTTGGGTGTAGATGGATTTGCTTTCCTTGGCAATCAATTTCTGTGTGGTATTCCTACCAAGAAGCATTGTGATGGTGATCCCATTGGTCCTACCAGTAGCAACACCGACAAGAATACAAACctgaatgatgaagatgaagatggtgcAAGAGAGACGGTGTTCCTATTTGGTTCTATTATTCTAGGTGTGGCCGTAGGGTTTTGGGGTCTATTCTTGGTTTTACTTTGTAAAAAGGAGAAATGGTGGTTTAGGTACTGGAGAGCTGTTGATACTGTTGTGTCAAGATTAACAGGTTGTATACGGAAAAATCAGTAA